The proteins below come from a single Plasmodium sp. gorilla clade G2 genome assembly, chromosome: 13 genomic window:
- a CDS encoding 26S proteasome regulatory subunit RPN11, putative — protein sequence MAGIPSSLRELFYSFSDGNGMNNETLADTSEQVYISPLALLKILKHGRAGVPMEVMGLMLGEIVDEYTIRIVDVFAMPQSGNSVSVEAVDPVYQTNMLEELKKTGRHEMVVGWYHSHPGFGCWLSGTDVNTQKSFEQLNPRTIGVVVDPIQSVKGKVVIDCFRLINPHILMLGQEPRQTTSNIGYLTKPTLTALVHGLNRNYYSIVINYRKNELEKNMLLNLHKDMWTNPLKLNDFNEQKKSSDETLEDIKKLTVLYNKNLRNEMKKTSEEILLENIGKIDAKKRIQNSVETLLNESILTCIGTMANTLFF from the exons atggcGGGTATTCCATCTTCATTACgtgaattattttattcctTTTCTGATGGAAATGGAATGAATAATGAGACATTAGCAGATACCAGTGAACAAGTTTATATATCTCCTTTGGCTCTTCTAAAGATATTAAAACATGGACGG gCTGGAGTACCTATGGAAGTTATGGGTTTAATGCTAGGTGAAATAGTTGATGAATACACCATAAGAATTGTCGATGTATTTGCTATGCCTCAGTCTGGTAACAGTGTAAGTGTTGAAGCAGTAGATCCAGTTTATCAAACAAATATGTTAgaggaattaaaaaaaacaggCAGGCATGAAATGGTTGTTGGATGGTATCACTCTCATCCTGGTTTTGGTTGTTGGTTATCAGGTACTGATGTAAATACTCAGAAAAGTTTTGAACAATTAAATCCAAGAACAATTGGTGTTGTCGTAGATCCTATACAATCAGTTAAAGGAAAAGTTGTTATTGATTGTTTTCGATTAATTAATCCACATATATTGATGTTAGGACAAGAACCAAGACAAACTACATCAAATATTGGCTATTTGACAAAGCCAACCTTAACAGCTTTAGTTCATGGATTAAAtagaaattattattcaattgttattaattatagaaaaaatgaattagaaaaaaatatgttattaaaTTTACATAAAGATATGTGGACCAATcctttaaaattaaatgatttcaatgaacaaaaaaaaagttcaGATGAAACATTagaagatattaaaaaattgacagtcttatataataaaaatcttcgtaatgaaatgaaaaaaacaaGTGAAGAAATACTTTTAGAAAATATTGGAAAAATTGatgcaaaaaaaagaatacaaAACTCTGTTGAAACGCTCTTAAACGAATCAATTCTCACATGCATag gaACAATGGCAAATActctatttttttaa
- a CDS encoding secreted ookinete protein, putative, with protein sequence MKLNRLISFFPFVCLFFRVLSCEGINEKKKINLKIELIDKDVLLSDDHLKKEKVIMQDGRKIKIKNFERIKENVLERAIIVKELDKLKSISTKDDAITLETLGDDNNDDENNETSVNDENNNDENNETSLNDENNNDQNNNDASDQVDEEQNNMKVISSEESVENDIHMLRKVYQRDSENGSTTYCYMRYTFNFNLEKLNENSRSELFKGLDKTLDYLSFLPKNEDVTDTESILDSEYKKLDNTLGSTDPIVSNLELKNNNFHNISTSEYVDTIDEIINFLNTRNDQLNISPSLKYKLMEAKNNLNTYINNNNNNKDILVNSPRDKNIYLYEWLQHLNKAFLEKKKALELLNDTEDIKENYNDKLFVNSVEQLFYCYNLFEESNDNIDSFFINKVRKNKASKKVNINIHKSLSKELLSKNIDDNVDDELTKCKSFLNLITPNELFLNDDLNISQDDVVRDNINMNQEEDKDEEYEENKNSDIFLNNLNLQNRNKLVNSNDEEDDVEDAKNYEMNNNEMDSLNVSSLRKNESYLENTESFSQLTQEIKNDEMTEDYDYGYDIDSEEEDDEESNEEYDEESNEKYDEENDEEDDEESDEEDDEESDEEDDEESDEESDEEDDEESDEEYDEESDEEGDEEDDEESDEEFDEESDEEDDEESDEEDDEESDEEFDEESDEEDDEESDEEFDEESDEEDDEESDEEFDEESNEEFDEESDEDINEEFDEEDYDNNYENLHYKGKDNYSNYSLKNALSDLAKSSTNHLIDKATNSISSALKKNFNKKKIADKSNKFLGKLSKGLNNSKNIINKTKKDIKKGINKGKKIIKDTKKDVKKGVQNTKEKGKILTKKAKKVVKKGNDKVKENVQVGLNKVKKGTKKSINKVKNGAENSINKVKKGTKNGINKVKKETKKSMNKVKEGTKNGINKVKNGAQNSINKVKEGTKNGINKVKNGAHNGINKVKEGTKNGINKVKEGTKNGINKVKDGAENSINIVKEGIQNGKDKIKEGSKDAINKVKNEVDKGVNKVKEYAQNGVNEVKNGTVNILEDAIKEISKPTGNLRIKEKESINKLNTTSNKVTNKKGKTPLNKSKSDEKRNSNRRKTSLISLTEVSNKKSLNKNKIKKEINKINKEYKKLKKMEKKMKKELNNPNPSDKKIISEFDDFEKSNENKKNKTI encoded by the coding sequence ATGAAATTAAATAGATTAATTTCCTTTTTCCCTTTTGTGTGTCTTTTTTTTCGTGTGCTTTCTTGTGAAGGAAttaacgaaaaaaaaaaaattaatttgaaAATAGAATTAATCGATAAAGATGTATTATTATCAGatgatcatttaaaaaaagagaaagttATTATGCAAGATGGTAGAAAGATTAAAATTAAGAATTTTGAAAGAATTAAGGAGAATGTACTTGAGAGAGCTATAATTGTAAAAGAACTTGATAAATTGAAATCTATTAGTACAAAAGACGATGCTATAACTTTAGAAACATTAGGTGACgacaataatgatgatgaaaacaATGAAACATCagtaaatgatgaaaataataatgatgaaaacaATGAAACATcattaaatgatgaaaataataatgatcaaAACAATAATGATGCTAGTGATCAGGTAGatgaagaacaaaataatatgaaagtAATTTCGTCAGAAGAATCTGTAGAGAATGATATTCATATGTTACGTAAAGTTTATCAAAGAGATTCAGAAAATGGTTCAACAACCTATTGTTATATGAGatatacatttaattttaatttggaaaaattaaatgaaaacaGTAGAAGCGAACTATTTAAAGGATTAGATAAGACACTTGATTATCTATCCTTTTTAccaaaaaatgaagatgtaACAGATACTGAATCAATACTAGATAGTGAATACAAGAAATTAGATAACACTCTTGGGTCTACCGATCCTATCGTTTCTAATTTAGaattgaaaaataataattttcataaCATTAGTACTTCAGAATATGTTGATACTATAGATGAAATTATAAACTTTTTAAACACACGAAATGatcaattaaatatatcaccCTCcctaaaatataaattaatggaagcaaaaaataatttaaatacatatattaataataataataataataaagatatctTAGTGAATAGTCCAcgtgataaaaatatatatctttatgaATGGTTACAACATTTAAATAAAGCTTTTTTGGAAAAGAAAAAGGCATTAGAATTGTTGAATGACACAGAGGacataaaagaaaattataatgataaattatttgtGAATTCAGTAGAgcaattattttattgttataatttatttgaagagtctaatgataatatagattctttttttataaataaagtgAGAAAGAACAAAGCATCTAAAAAagttaatattaatattcataaatcATTATCAAAAGAATTGTTAAGTAAGAACATTGATGATAATGTTGATGATGAGCTAACTAAATGTAAATCCTTTTTAAATTTGATAACTCCAAATGAactatttttaaatgatgaTTTGAATATTTCACAGGATGATGTAGTAagagataatattaatatgaacCAAGAGGAAGACAAAGATGAAGAATacgaagaaaataaaaatagtgatatatttttaaataatttaaatctACAAAATAGAAATAAGCTTGTTAATAgtaatgatgaagaagatgatgtAGAGGATGCAAAGAATTATGAAATGAATAACAATGAAATGGATTCATTAAATGTATCATCTTTAAGAAAGAACGAATCTTATTTAGAAAACACAGAATCTTTTAGTCAATTAACACAGGAGATAAAAAATGACGAAATGACAGAGGATTATGACTACGGTTATGATATTGACAgtgaagaagaagatgatgaGGAGAGTAATGAAGAGTATGATGAGGAGAGTAATGAAAAGTATGATGAGGAGAATGATGAAGAGGATGATGAGGAGAGTGATGAAGAGGATGATGAGGAGAGTGATGAAGAGGATGATGAGGAGAGTGACGAGGAGAGTGATGAAGAGGATGATGAGGAGAGTGATGAAGAGTATGATGAGGAGAGTGACGAGGAGGGTGATGAAGAGGATGATGAGGAGAGTGATGAAGAATTTGATGAGGAGAGTGATGAAGAGGATGATGAGGAGAGTGATGAAGAGGATGATGAGGAGAGTGATGAAGAATTCGATGAGGAGAGTGATGAAGAGGATGATGAGGAGAGTGATGAAGAATTTGATGAGGAGAGTGATGAAGAGGATGATGAGGAGAGTGATGAAGAATTCGATGAGGAGAGTAATGAAGAATTCGATGAAGAGAGCGATGAAGACATTAATGAAGAATTTGATGAAGAGGACTATGATAACAATTACGAAAATTTACATTATAAAGGGAAAGATAACTATTCAAATTACAGTTTAAAAAATGCTTTAAGTGATTTAGCTAAAAGCAGTACTAATCACTTAATAGATAAAGCAACAAATAGTATTTCAAGtgccttaaaaaaaaactttaataaaaaaaaaatagcagACAAATCAAACAAGTTCTTGGGTAAATTAAGCAAGGGTCttaataatagtaaaaatattattaataaaacaaagaaggatattaaaaaaggaattaataaagggaaaaaaataataaaagatacAAAAAAGGATGTAAAGAAAGGTGTTCAaaatacaaaagaaaaaggaaagaTTTTGACTAAAAAAGCTAAAAAGGTAGTTAAAAAAGGTAATGACAAAGTTAAAGAAAATGTCCAAGTTGGATTGAATAAAGTAAAAAAGGGAACAAAAAAGAGTATCAATAAAGTAAAGAATGGAGCAGAGAATAGTATAAATAAAGTAAAAAAGGGAACAAAAAATGGTATAAATAAAGTAAAAAAGGAAACAAAAAAGAGTATGAATAAAGTAAAAGAAGGAACAAAAAATGGTATCAATAAAGTAAAGAATGGAGCACAGAATAGTATAAATAAAGTAAAAGAAGGAACAAAAAATGGTATCAATAAAGTAAAGAATGGAGCACATAATGGTATAAATAAAGTAAAAGAAGGAACAAAAAATGGTATAAATAAAGTAAAAGAAGGAACAAAAAATGGTATAAATAAAGTAAAAGATGGAGCAGAAAATAGTATAAATATAGTAAAAGAGGGTATACAAAATGGTAAAGATAAAATTAAAGAGGGTTCAAAGGATGCTATaaataaagtaaaaaatGAAGTAGATAAAGGTGTTAATAAAGTAAAAGAGTACGCACAAAATGGAGTAAACGAAGTTAAAAATGGAACAGTAAATATTCTAGAAGATGCTATAAAGGAAATATCAAAACCTACTGGAAATTTACGcattaaagaaaaagaaagtaTTAATAAATTGAATACAACATCTAATAAGGTTACAAATAAGAAAGGAAAAACACcattaaataaaagtaaatcTGATGAAAAAAGAAACTCTAATCGTCGTAAAACGTCTCTAATAAGTTTAACAGAAGTATCAAATAAGAAATCCTTGAATAagaacaaaattaaaaaagagataaacaaaattaataaagaatacaaaaaattgaaaaaaatggaaaaaaaaatgaaaaaagaattgAATAATCCTAATCCTTCagacaaaaaaattatatcagAATTTGATGATTTTGAAAaatcaaatgaaaataaaaaaaataagactatataa
- a CDS encoding RNAse L inhibitor protein, putative, which produces MKKKNKEDLYKENKLEASKLRIAIVSSDKCKPKKCHLECKKNCPIVKTGKFCIEVDHSSKIAYISETLCIGCGICVKKCPFTAISIINLPKDINKDVVHRYGPNTFKLHRLPIPKLGQILGLVGTNGIGKSTALKILSSKLKPNLGKFNNPPEWRDILSFFRGNELQIFFTKLLEEKLCPIIKPQNVDLIPKQIKGNILEIINKKDKFNQKDKYIAELDLEHLLDRNVEDLSGGELQRFALLMSIIGQTTNVYMFDEPSSYLDIKQRISMAKIIHKLVKHDNYIIVVEHDLSILDYLSDYVCCLWGKAGAYGVVTCPFSVREGINIFLDGFVPTDNLRIREESLNFKLATDQDATDEDKKRLHFYNYPTMVKTLNSFSLTIDKGHFSESEIFVLLGQNGSGKSTFIRLFAGLIKPDNTESLAFLESLSVSYKPQQIQAKFTGTVRQLLMSKLKGLYNDPYFNNEIIKPLKIESILDNQVLTLSGGELQKVAIIVTLAKNTNIYLIDEPSAYLDSEQRIIVSKIIKRFILNTNKTAFVVEHDFIMATYLADHVIVFDGQAGVNTVANTPQTLAAGMNKFLKIIDVTFRRDPTNYRPRINKYDSVKDKEQKLNGTYFIIDE; this is translated from the exons atgaagaagaaaaataaagaggatttatataaagaaaacaaaCTAGAAGCTTCAAAATTAAGAATAGCTATAGTAAGCAGTGATAAATGTAAACCCAAAAAATGTCATTTagaatgtaaaaaaaattgcCCAATAGTAAAAACAGGAAAATTTTGTATAGAAGTAGATCATAGTTCAAAAATTGCATACATAAGTGAAACTCTATGTATAGGTTGTGGTATATGTGTAAAGAAATGTCCATTTACAGCTATATCAATTATTAATTTACCTaaggatataaataaagatgtAGTACATAGATATGGTCCAAATACTTTTAAATTACATAGATTACCTATTCCTAAGCTTGGCCAAATTTTAGGTTTGGTTGGAACAAATGGTATAGGTAAATCTACAGCCCTAAAAATTTTATCATCAAAATTAAAACCTAATTTAGGTAAATTTAATAACCCACCTGAATGGAGagatattttatctttttttagaGGTAATGaattacaaatattttttacaaaattacTTGAAGAAAAACTTTGTCCTATTATTAAACCACAGAATGTTGATTTAATACCTAAACAAATTAAAGGAAATATTttagaaattataaataaaaaagataaatttaatcaaaaagataaatatattgctGAACTAGATTTAGAACATTTATTAGATAGAAATGTAGAAGATCTAAGTGGAGGAGAATTACAACGTTTTGCTCTTCTAATGTCCATAATTGGACAAACTACtaatgtttatatgtttGATGAACCTAGTAGTTATCTTGATATAAAACAAAGAATTTCTATGGcaaaaattattcataaaCTTGTTAAacatgataattatattattgttgttgaaCATGATTTATCTATATTAGATTATCTTAGTGATTATGTTTGTTGCCTATGGGGTAAAGCAGGAGCTTATGGTGTAGTCACATGTCCTTTCTCTGTAAGAGAAGGTATTAATATCTTTCTTGACGGTTTTGTACCTACTGATAATTTAAGAATACGTGAAGAATCACTCAATTTTAAATTAGCAACAGATCAAGATGCAACAgatgaagataaaaaaagattacatttttataattatccaACAATGGTCAAAACATTAAACTCTTTTTCATTAACTATTGACAAAGGACATTTCTCAGAATCAGAAATTTTTGTTCTATTAGGACAAAATGGAAGTGGAAAAAGTACATTCATACGTTTATTTGCTGGACTAATTAAACCAGATAATACAGAAAGTTTAGCATTTCTTGAATCTCTAAGTGTATCATATAAACCACAACAAATACAAGCCAAATTTACAGGAACTGTCAGACAATTATTAATGTCAAAATTAAAAGGCTTATATAATGAtccatattttaataatgaaattattaaacCTTTAAAAATAGAATCTATACTAGATAACCAAGTTCTAACACTATCAGGAGGAGAACTTCAAAAAGTTGCTATCATTGTTACATTAGCCAAAAATACAAACATTTATCTAATCGACGAACCATCAGCCTACTTAGATTCAGAACAAAGAATTATCGTAtccaaaattattaaaagatttaTACTTAACACTAATAAAACAGCATTCGTTGTAGAACATGATTTTATTATGGCTACATATTTAGCAGATCATGTCATAGTTTTTGATGGACAAGCAGGAGTAAACACAGTCGCTAACACACCACAAACACTAGCAGCAGGTATGAACAAattcttaaaaataattgaCGTCACATTTAGAAGGGACCCTACAAATTACAGGccaagaataaataaatatgacaGTGTAAAGGATAAGGAGCAAAAATTAAACG GTACATATTTCATCATTGATGAGTAA